In the Telopea speciosissima isolate NSW1024214 ecotype Mountain lineage chromosome 2, Tspe_v1, whole genome shotgun sequence genome, one interval contains:
- the LOC122652613 gene encoding SNF2 domain-containing protein CLASSY 2-like has translation MAKRHLYRSRHPFEIHPFEAFSHGSWRTIEHVRIGDGRVAMRFVDPEDPGFEMDEEVSNDTLRIRSRKATLSDCACFLRPGIDVCVHLADPTKDSADKRMLKMVWIDAKINSIERRPHESQCTCRFDLTCHTTHLPLGKGKGKLGRIRDVRIDQIAIIQQLQRKPCEDGYYRWSYSQDCRFVHEAKLFRGHFSSDISWLLVTSILKELKFDLRSVERKIVYQILHGDDHDVCSSDTTNNVAINFQMDNEILRPITRTFIPVGTFVSGSAIDACPVHDLQEDDSMQLYDPIELRRSKRRNVQPERFVSYRGFLKAKPSIVGTETGKITLSLILHPEYNGHLMHSESFRQSIDGEKMVVDCTGENMMEDNAGEKIVADSKGEKMVEDIKVGYGKKSPVNQSSVKSIDFMSGGTTRMENQISLLENHEIGKVTAAPYGRPEVDKGLFTGVSHFSFPDYVSRKKKRKLKSPISNCTVSSPRATSNIPLTAEGVSMLHPQYYPPIQILENPIPKVARVISEHGHRQGSSSAMGERAISGKRFREMKEKRYRKMKIIWKVKGSNKKPLGRVSNLFCSKIHRSGETRTRRKAFLSTNESKKMIESFMKNIESDIKREDPHADAQWEATRAMNCSNQRWHDRWTPFLNDQAENSELEVLWKEMELSMATVHFIGEIQGSGLDIYDEVLKKSSKDDGHLCQHEFKLDEEIGHVCQLCSFVSTEIRDVSLPFLQTTSWIANKELHEEEELRWATAGHEDLDIFGNPGSSMEIALSKRSDNVWAMIPEFRMKLHFHQKKAFEFLWKNIVGSLTPAEMEPCSKRTGGCVISHTPGAGKTLVVIAFLVSYLKMFPGKRPLILAPKTTLYTWYKEMKKWDVSFPVYQIHVRANFRYEIHNHAVEESVGDRRSNQRDQHVMDCLEKIQKWHEHPSILLMGYTSFLALTRDGSKYEHRRYIGKILKQSPGILVLDEGHNPRSTRSRLRKALMKVKTDLRILLSGTLFQNNFTEYFNTLCLARPVFVYEVLRKLDPNVKYRKGRKCSKISMETLARRFFIEKIAKKIKSKVVEERRRGLSMLRKITNRFIDVYEGGVQDSLPGLQSYTLLMKSTVIQQDLQTRLQNQKVAYKGYPLELELLITLGSIHPWLITTVACVDKYFTMEELQDLEKHRLDIKKGSKVRFVVSLVQRCIMKMEKVLIFAHNIAPISLFVEIFEMIFGWQMGEEVLVLHGDQELYERARVMDKFEESEGPSRVLLASITACAEGISLTAASRVVLLDSEWNPSKTKQAIARAFRPGQERIVYVYQLLASGTLEEEKYGKTTWKEWVSSMIFSEAIVDDSSHKQVENIDDDVLREIVEDQDKLFHMIMKHDKLSNGLDKGKASALFQGK, from the exons ATGGCAAAGAGACATTTGTATCGGAGCAGACATCCATTTGAGATACACC CTTTCGAGGCATTCTCTCATGGCTCATGGAGGACAATAGAGCATGTCAGAATTGGGGATGGGAGGGTAGCCATGCGTTTTGTAGATCCTGAAGATCCTGGATTTGAGATGGATGAGGAAGTCTCTAATGACACTCTACGCATACGATCTCGAAAAGCAACCTTATCTGATTGCGCCTGTTTCTTGAGGCCTGGGATAGACGTATGTGTACATTTGGCGGATCCAACCAAAGACTCAGCAGATAAAAGGATGCTAAAGATG GTCTGGATTGATGCTAAAATAAATTCAATTGAGAGGAGGCCACATGAATCACAATGCACCTGCCGGTTTGATTTAACCTGCCATACAACACATCTTCCTCTAGGCAAGGGGAAGGGAAAACTTGGTAGGATCAGAGATGTGAGAATTGATCAGATTGCAATCATTCAACAACTGCAGAGAAAACCTTGTGAAGATGGGTATTACCGATGGAGCTATTCTCAGGACTGCCGTTTTGTACATGAAGCTAAACTGTTCCGGGGTCATTTCTCTTCAGATATTTCATGGCTACTAGTTACATCCATTTTGAAGGAACTAAAATTTGATTTAAGATCAGTAGAGAGAAAGATTGTATATCAAATTTTGCATGGTGATGATCATGATGTGTGTTCTTCAGATACTACCAACAATGTAGCCATAAATTTCCAAATGGACAACGAAATTCTTAGACCAATTACCAGGACTTTTATTCCTGTGGGTACATTTGTTTCAGGTAGCGCCATTGATGCTTGCCCTGTTCATGATCTGCAGGAAGATGACTCAATGCAGTTGTATGATCCCATCGAGTTGCGGCGTTCCAAACGTAGAAATGTTCAACCTGAGCGTTTCGTGAGTTACAGAGGGTTTTTAAAAGCAAAACCTTCTATTGTTGGGACAGAGACAGGCAAGATAACATTGTCACTAATATTGCATCCGGAATATAATGGCCATTTGATGCATAGTGAGTCTTTCAGACAGTCCATTGATGGTGAAAAGATGGTTGTAGATTGCACTGGTGAAAATATGATGGAAGATAATGCGGGTGAAAAAATTGTTGCAGATAGTAAGGGTGAAAAGATGGTTGAAGATATTAAGGTTGGCTACGGGAAGAAGTCCCCAGTGAACCAAAGCAGCGTCAAATCAATAGACTTTATGTCAGGTGGAACTACTAGAATGGAAAATCAAATATCACTTCTTGAGAATCATGAGATAGGTAAAGTTACTGCTGCTCCTTATGGTAGACCAGAAGTAGACAAAGGCTTGTTTACAGGAGTTTCACACTTTTCATTCCCAGATTATGTATCacggaaaaaaaagagaaaattgaagTCTCCCATCAGCAACTGTACTGTTTCCTCCCCCAGAGCTACCTCCAATATTCCTCTTACTGCTGAAGGTGTTTCTATGTTGCATCCACAGTATTATCCCCCAATCCAAATTCTTGAAAACCCCATACCAAAGGTTGCTCGGGTTATTTCTGAACATGGTCATAGGCAGGGATCATCATCTGCAATGGGAGAAAGAGCTATATCAGGTAAAAGATTCagggaaatgaaagaaaaaagatacagaaaaatgaaaataatatgGAAGGTGAAAGGTTCGAATAAGAAGCCTCTAGGAAGAGTAAGTAATCTGTTCTGCTCAAAAATACATAGGTctggtgaaacaagaactagGAGAAAGGCCTTCTTAAGTACAAATGAGTCCAAGAAAATGATAGAAAGTTTCATGAAGAACATAGAGTCTGATATCAAGAGAGAAGATCCACATGCTGATGCTCAGTGGGAAGCAACGAGGGCAATGAACTGTTCAAACCAAAGATGGCATGACAGATGGACACCTTTTCTTAATGATCAAGCAGAAAACTCCGAGCTTGAAGTTTTATGGAAAGAAATGGAGCTTTCAATGGCAACAGTTCATTTTATTGGAGAAATTCAG GGATCAGGGCTGGATATCTATGACGAGGTTCTCAAGAAGTCAAGCAAAGATGATGGGCATTTATGCCAGCATGAATTTAAATTGGATGAAGAAATTGGGCATGTGTGCCAATTATGCAGCTTTGTGAGCACTGAAATAAGAGATGTTTCGCTGCCATTT TTGCAAACTACAAGTTGGATTGCAAACAAGGAgcttcatgaagaagaagaattgaggTGGGCCACAGCCGGACATGAGGACCTAGATATTTTTGGCAATCCTGGTTCTTCAATGGAAATAGCTTTATCAAAAAGGAGTGACAATGTGTGGGCCATGATACCAGAATTCAGAATGAAGTTACACTTCCACCAAAAGAAAGCTTTTGAATTTCTATGGAAAAACATTGTCGGGTCTCTGACTCCTGCTGAAATGGAACCGTGTTCCAAAAGAACAGGTGGCTGTGTAATCTCCCACACCCCAGGAGCTGGAAAAACTCTGGTTGTAATTGCATTCCTTGTAAGCTACTTGAAAATGTTCCCCGGAAAACGACCATTAATCCTTGCTCCAAAGACCACTCTCTACACCTGGtacaaagaaatgaagaaatgggaTGTATCATTTCCAGTTTACCAAATCCATGTTCGGGCAAACTTCAGGTACGAGATCCATAATCATGCAGTGGAAGAGTCTGTGGGTGATCGCAGATCTAACCAACGTGATCAGCATGTTATGGATTGCCtagagaaaatacaaaaatggcATGAACACCCAAGTATTCTGCTCATGGGCTACACTTCCTTTCTAGCATTGACACGAGATGGATCAAAGTACGAACACAGGAGGTATATTGGTAAAATCTTGAAACAAAGCCCAGGAATTCTTGTTCTTGATGAAGGCCACAACCCAAGGAGTACTAGATCAAGGTTAAGAAAAGCTCTAATGAAAGTGAAGACAGATTTGAGAATTCTGCTTTCAGGGACACTGTTTCAGAATAATTTTACCGAGTATTTCAATACTCTCTGCTTGGCTAGACCAGTCTTTGTCTATGAGGTGTTAAGGAAACTGGACCCAAATGTGAAATATCGGAAAGGGAGGAAATGCTCTAAAATTTCAATGGAGACATTAGCGAGAAGATTTTTCATAGAGAAGattgcaaaaaaaatcaaatctaaAGTAGTGGAAGAAAGAAGGCGTGGTCTGAGTATGTTGAGGAAAATTACAAATCGGTTCATAGATGTATATGAAGGTGGAGTTCAAGACTCACTGCCCGGATTACAAAGTTACACACTTTTGATGAAATCAACAGTCATCCAACAAGATCTTCAAACAAGGCTACAAAACCAGAAAGTTGCATACAAGGGATATCCTCTAGAACTGGAATTGTTGATTACTCTTGGGTCCATACATCCTTGGCTTATCACAACTGTAGCTTGTGTTGATAAATACTTCACCATGGAGGAACTACAAGATCTTGAGAAACATAGGCTTGATATAAAGAAAGGTTCAAAGGTCAGATTTGTTGTGAGCCTTGTGCAGAGGTGCATCATGAAGATGGAGAAGGTTCTGATCTTTGCCCATAACATTGCACCCATAAGTCTATTTGTTGAAATATTTGAGATGATCTTTGGCTGGCAGATGGGAGAAGAAGTACTGGTCCTTCATGGTGATCAAGAGTTATATGAACGAGCAAGGGTTATGGATAAATTTGAAGAATCAGAGGGGCCTTCAAGAGTTCTTCTTGCTTCAATCACAGCCTGTGCCGAAGGCATTAGTTTAACTGCTGCATCACGAGTTGTCTTATTGGATTCAGAATGGAATCCATCCAAGACAAAGCAAGCTATTGCACGGGCATTCAGGCCTGGTCAGGAGAGGATAGTCTACGTCTACCAGCTTTTGGCATCAGGGACGCTGGAAGAAGAGAAGTACGGTAAGACTACATGGAAGGAGTGGGTCTCAAGTATGATTTTTAGTGAGGCTATTGTGGATGACTCTTCACACAAGCAGGTTGAGAACATCGATGACGATGTTCTGAGGGAGATAGTTGAGGATCAAGACAAATTATTCCACATGATAATGAAGCACGATAAGCTTTCAAATGGTTTGGATAAAGGTAAAGCATCTGCACTTTTTCAAGGAAAGTAA